From one Amia ocellicauda isolate fAmiCal2 chromosome 17, fAmiCal2.hap1, whole genome shotgun sequence genomic stretch:
- the LOC136712723 gene encoding cerebellar degeneration-related protein 2: MLTDMIVEEEFEIKEEEPWYDHQDLEHDLHLAAELGKTLLDRNRELEEGLQQMYSTNQEQLQEIEYLSKQVDLLRQMNEQHAKVYEQLDVTARDLELTNQRLVLDNRSSQQKIMGLAETIDTLQTQVEDLQRQVEELKAPRREERTGRDLAEQRRSSTAQSVSCLKELYDMRKYFVYDHVFAERIVSGGGERSEAAEEENGALRRSVAALQAQLGTERERREAAEQEAELIARENSELERRLEEMEACRGRVRELEGDVEELRQICRSGAEAAFASRVEKLVPDSVFFSFPERELERVGEAVAPEIEAESPDSTANPESEKRSLKRCSSESGLRGATADDIRRGHERTCIRRAEAVKQRGISLLNEVDAQYSALQVKYEELLRRCQLGEDGLSHKAVQTGRRSSRAGPPLPSPSGCPQGAHDTSVTPEGQQPEYKALFQEIFTCIQKTKEDLSENRNRGKLSPSQPQ, encoded by the exons ATGCTGACCGATATGATTGTGGAGGAAGAATTCGAGATCAAGGAGGAGGAACCGTGGTACGACCACCAGGATCTGGAACATG ACCTGCACCTCGCCGCCGAGCTGGGGAAGACCTTATTGGACCGCAACCGTGAGCTGGAGGAGGGCCTTCAGCAGATGTATTCCACCAATCAAGAGCAGCTGCAAGAGATCGAG TACCTGTCAAAGCAGGTGGATCTCCTGAGGCAGATGAATGAACAGCACGCCAAGGTCTATGAGCAGCTAGATGTGACGGCTCGCGATCTGGAACTGACCAATCAGAGACTGGTCCTGGACAACCGTTCTTCACAGCAGAAAATTATGGG GCTGGCAGAGACGATCGACACCCTGCAGACACAGGTGGAGGACCTGCAGCGGCAGGTGGAGGAGCTGAAGGCGCCACGGAGGGAGGAGCGCACAGGCCGAGACCTGGCCGAGCAGCGGCGCTCCAGCACAGCCCAGAGCGTGTCCTGCCTCAAGGAGCTCTACGACATGCGCAA gTACTTTGTGTATGACCACGTGTTTGCGGAACGGATCGTTTCTGGGGGCGGGGAGCGCAGCGAGGCAGCGGAGGAGGAGAACGGGGCACTGCGGCGCTCGGTGGCGGCTCTGCAGGCCCAGCTGGGCACAGAGCGAGAGCGGCGGGAGGCAGCGGAGCAGGAGGCGGAGCTGATTGCACGGGAGAATAGCGAGCTGGAGCGGCGGCTGGAGGAGATGGAGGCGTGCCGGGGGCGGGTGCGGGAGCTGGAAGGCGACGTGGAGGAGCTGAGGCAAATCTGCCGCTCAGGGGCGGAGGCGGCTTTCGCCAGCCGCGTGGAGAAGCTGGTACCTGACTCGGTCTTTTTCTCCTTCCCGGAGCGTGAGCTGGAGCGGGTAGGGGAGGCGGTGGCCCCCGAGATCGAGGCAGAGTCCCCGGACAGCACCGCCAACCCCGAGTCAGAGAAGCGGTCTCTGAAACGCTGCAGCAGCGAGAGCGGGCTGAGGGGCGCCACCGCCGACGACATCCGCCGCGGCCACGAGCGCACCTGCATCCGCCGCGCTGAGGCCGTCAAGCAGAGGGGCATCTCGCTGCTCAACGAGGTGGACGCCCAGTACAGCGCCCTGCAGGTCAAGTATGAGGAGCTGCTGCGTCGCTGCCAGCTGGGCGAGGATGGACTCAGCCACAAGGCTGTGCAGACCGGCCGCCGGTCCTCCCGTGCAGGGCCTCCCCTCCCTTCTCCTTCTGGCTGCCCCCAGGGAGCCCATGATACCTCAGTCACCCCCGAGGGCCAGCAGCCTGAATACAAGGCCCTCTTCCAGGAGATCTTCACCTGCATCCAGAAAACCAAGGAGGACCTGAGTGAGAATCGCAACCGGGGCAAACTCAGCCCCAGCCAGCCGCAGTGA
- the mfsd13al gene encoding transmembrane protein 180-like yields MSSRARTHDTSGKPARGSRRAGSMKALSRFGVHPDALAYSMTTLGAGMMNSIFSFYYVKLFLNKYKISEAAFHQSQVIYMIWNAVNDPLFGYLQDNSSVPCCSRRRLAILYGAPFYALSFLLAWFPWRAYAAGDWLSGVHLLVALCAFDGMLTFVLLSQCALFAEMSSEHHSRLKLIKYSQVASLVGSSSVLVCGLASGNMDDFPAFQAVTVLVALLACGCMLYTGLHSQSRYEARQGSKAEQEAPQGSSSSPPGLSLTSICSMTWQILTQRDFQRFVTMNFFQVFMVAFCNNFTMIFTEHLVPRDALPPLAKSLMYGAGFICPQMVVLGSQRLLRTVGYYRLILLTFYLEVGAAGVMLLLGPQHYYILALFLTTNMVLVQAAFSLFNLPLADIIDADLQSNKRSSPLSSMVFGTNALFTKPAQSLAPMLIVNTLNQFGYETLKDVGAAADLSSLQALHSTMFYLVCLVPMCVAAMQIAAWTPFSIRDSHTVDAKYIET; encoded by the exons ATGAGTTCCCGGGCCAGGACGCACGATACCTCGGGAAAACCCGCTCGGGGCAGCAGGAGAGCGGGCAGCATGAAGGCCCTGTCCAGGTTCGGGGTCCATCCGGACGCCCTGGCCTACTCCATGACCACTCTGGGCGCCGGGATGATGAACAGCATCTTCAGCTTCTATTACGTGAAGCTCTTCTTAAACAAGTACAAGATCTCTGAAGCCGCCTTCCATCAGTCGCAG GTGATCTACATGATCTGGAACGCAGTGAACGACCCCCTGTTTGGCTACCTCCAGGACAACTCGAGTGTGCCGTGCTGCTCGCGCCGCAGGCTGGCCATCCTGTACGGGGCGCCCTTCTACGCCCTGTCCTTCCTGCTTGCCTGGTTCCCATGGCGGGCGTACGCGGCAGGCGACTGGCTGAGCGGCGTGCATTTGCTGGTTGCGCTGTGTGCCTTTGACGGCATGCTGACCTTTGTGCTGCTATCCCAGTGCGCCCTGTTCGCCGAGATGTCCTCCGAGCACCACAGCCGCCTCAAGCTCATCAAGTACAGCCAGGTGGCATCGCTGGTGGGCTCTTCCAGCGTGCTGGTCTGTGGCCTGGCGTCGGGGAACATGGACGATTTCCCGGCCTTCCAAGCGGTCACGGTGCTGGTGGCGCTGCTGGCGTGCGGGTGCATGCTCTACACCGGCCTGCACAGCCAGAGCCGCTACGAGGCACGGCAGGGGAGCAAGGCCGAGCAAGAGGCACCGCAGGGGAGCTCCTCTAGCCCTCCTGGCCTCTCCCTGACCTCCATCTGCTCCATGACATGGCAGATCCTGACCCAGAGGGACTTCCAGCGCTTCGTGACCATGAACTTCTTCCAGGTCTTCATGGTGGCCTTTTGCAACAACTTCACCATGATCTTCACAGAGCACCTGGTGCCCAGAGACGCCCTCCCCCCCCTGGCCAAGAGTCTGATGTATGGGGCCGGGTTCATCTGCCCACAG ATGGTGGTGTTGGGCAGTCAGAGGCTGCTGCGGACAGTGGGATACTACCGGCTCATCCTGCTCACCTTCTACCTGGAGGTGGGGGCTGCGGGGGTCATGCTGCTGCTGGGCCCACAGCACTACTACATCCTGGCTCTGTTCCTCACCACCAACAT GGTCCTGGTCCAGGCCGCTTTCAGCCTGTTCAACCTGCCCCTGGCCGACATCATCGACGCTGACCTGCAGAGCAACAAGCGCAG CTCCCCGCTGTCCTCCATGGTCTTTGGCACCAATGCTCTCTTCACCAAGCCTGCCCAGTCCCTGGCACCCATGCTCATTGTCAACACCCTCAACCAGTTTGGCTACGAGACACTGAAGGATGTAGGAGCTGCTGCAGACCTCAG ttcTCTGCAGGCTCTCCACAGCACCATGTTCTACCTGGTCTGCCTGGTACCCATGTGTGTGGCCGCCATGCAGATTGCAGCCTGGACTCCCTTCTCCATCAGAGACAGCCACACAGTAGACGCCAAGTACATCGAGACCTAG